The Nicotiana tabacum cultivar K326 chromosome 5, ASM71507v2, whole genome shotgun sequence sequence gaaggtaggggtaaggtctttgTACACGCTACCATCCctataccccacttgtgggattacattgggttttttattgttgttgttgttgttgttatcctTTGTTCTTATGTTATGGCATGTCAAATTGGGTTACTCATAGTGGAAACTGATGTCCtgataatatcaacaaacaatagtTATTGCAAGACTAGACTAGTTTCCTCTGTTAACATTCAAGGCTGATTCTTTTCTTTGACTTTTTTGATGCTGATTGCTTGGGAGGAATAAGTTAGGCAACTTTTGTTTCTGATGAATTTGCTAGCTAACTGTACCTATGAGATTCCGAAAGCATAGCTGGTTCCAAGTCCGGATAAAGGGAAAGGTTTAACAGTATGCTGACAGCTAGTGTAAAATTAGTCGAATAACTCCTATGCGTACTGAATTTATTGGGTTGTGCTCATTTAGATATGCACTGTCCAATATAGAGGAGGATGGACACAGAACATTCTTATAGCTGACCCATCTAGCTTGAGATTGAAGAGTTGTTGGTTGATTGGTCGATTTATATTGAATTTTGCTAGGTAAAAGGATGTCTATGTATCAGTTCTGGTCAGCTTGATAAAATTTTAAGCCTTGTGATTTGATTTCCCAGGGGTTGGTTCAACAATTGGTGCTGGGGTTTATATTCTAGTTGGCACAGTTGCAAGAGAGCACTCAGGCCCGGCCCTCACCATTTCCTTTCTAATAGCTGGAATAGCAGCTGCTCTTTCTGCCTTTTGCTATGCGGAGCTTGCAAGCCGTTGCCCATCAGCTGGGAGTGCCTATCATTATTCTTACATTTGCGTCGGAGAGGGGTAATGCCACAAAGTTTCGTGCATGAAATTTTTATCTTGTGATTGGATTTTGTGATATTAATGAAAATCTTTTGCTaactgattaaaagaaaaagaattttgatTTTATCATATAATAGCTTTTCCTATCAGACATGACTTACGATTTCAGTTCTTATAATGCTTTATAATTTTGTTTCTAAATTTTTGAGGTCTAGATATGTCCTTTATTGAAATTTATACCCCCATTCCCTCTCAGTGTTGCTTGGCTGATTGGTTGGGCAGTAGTATTGGAGTACACAATTGGAGGTTCTGCAGTTGCTCGAGGCATATCTCCAAATCTGGTGCAGTGTTTTCTCTTTTATGCTCTTCTAAATTATTAGGTTTTTCCTTATAAGTAATACGTCTAGCTGTCTCTTCCCTTAAGATAGCCTTACTGTGAGTGTGCACCCTTCATACAAAGTAGAGTTACTGGGATCCACAAGTGGATGAATCACTGCACCCACCTAGGAGCATCCCATCCTGTGTATCCATGTGGCAATCTGCTTTTTGCTCTTTACTTAGGTCTTCTGATGCATGTGAAGATAAATGATCAGATGCTGTGTATCCATGCGGGAAAATATGCCTAATTCACATCTTGAAATGTCACTTATTCTATTGCTTATCGACTAtactttttcattcttttctattTGCAGGCCATGCTTTTTGGAGGTCCAGACAGCCTGCCAACTTTCTTAGCTCGTCACACAATCCCAGGACTGAATGTTACAGTGGACCCATGTGCAGCAATTTTAGTTTTTGTTGTCACTGGGCTTTTGTGTGTTGGGATCAAGGAGGTATTTTTCATATACAAAAAATCATCTCTTTGTAGTTTATGTTCTTGAATTATGCTAATTCAGTGACATTTTTGCAGAGTACAATGGTACAAGGATTTGTTACTGCAGTAAATATATGTGCCATGTTTTTTGTGATTGTTGCTGGTGGATACCTGGGCTTCAAAACTGGATGGCCAGGCTATGAGCTCCCCGTTGGGTAATTGGCTGTCCTGCACTAGAATTCTTTTGTGTTTTCCTTCTGTCGATCTGTCTTTCTCAGTTTTTCTTCAATTGATAGGTATTTTCCCTTCGGAGCTGATGGAATGCTTGCTGGTGCTTCAACTGTTTTCTTTGCCTACATTGGGTTTGATTCAGTTGCTAGTACCGCTGAGGAGGTATTTCTTAAGTCTGTATATACTTTTTCATTTATGAGGTATTATCTCTGTTGAAGattcttaaacctttaaaatttATCTTTAATTTTACTTCTTATTGTTCATCTCTAAAAGGTGAAGAATCCTCAACGCGACCTGCCGATGGGAATTGGTTTTGCATTATCGATATGCTGCTCTCTCTACATGTTAGTCTCTGCAGTTATTGTTGGTTTAGTACCCTATTATGCTATGGATCCAGATACCCCAATCTCCTCCGCATTTGCAAGCCATGGAATTAATTGGGCTGCGTAAGTTAATCTTTTGGCCTAATGATGTTGCCGTTAGTTTATCTTTAAGGCTGAACTATTTGATGTGAATCCGCCTTTTTTACTTTAATACTCTCTATTCTAATGTACTTTCTCGAGACTCATTACAGATATATCATAACTATTGGAGCTTGTACTTCTCTTTGCTCAACATTGATGGGTTCTATATTGCCTCAGGTAAGCGAGCTGCATCATGTAGATTTCTAAGCCGACCTAGCTTGAAATTACTTAAGACACCAAAATCTGATTAGATTAAAACTATTTAACTTGTTCGTTCAATTAAGATGTATAACTTTCTATGCTAGATACTTTGTAATCCTTCCCTGGCATTATACTGTATAACTGTAGCATGTAACTTGGGAAACTTGACGGTATGTGACTTATAACCACTTTGAAGTCTTAGATATTACATCTTATATCATTAGATGTACTAGTGTCCTCACATTTTGAGAGAGGGACAAGCAGAGTTGGTTTTTCTTCATACTTTTACTTTTGGCGCTAAAGTTGATCTTTGTTTTCAACTGGGATTGTAATTGAATATTTAAGAATTGAGTTTCACCTCAATGAAGCAAGATTCTACCTTATGTTTTGATGCTAAGAAGATCTCTTCTTCAGTACCTAACAACATTTTCATGTTCTTTGTTTGTGATTCTAGCCACGAATACTTATGGCAATGGCTCGGGATGGATTGCTGCCTTCATTTTTCTCAGATGTTAATAAACGCACTCAGGTTCCGGTTAAGGGCACTGTAGCAACTGGTTTACTCTCTGGAACCTTAGCATTTTTCATGGACGTTGAACAGTTGTCAGGAATGGTATGTTCACCTTCTGGACATATTAAATTAGATTTAAAGGCCGACGGAAGTCTCTCTTAAGTCTTCCACAATCATCTCAGCGCTATCATCTTGTTCCTTTTCTTCCTATTTGGCACTATATTTCTGTAAATTCAAATGTTTGAGTGCTTCATTGCATAGAGGATTGTGTCAAAATATGACGCGGAGCATGTTTGAGATGGTGTTGAAACACATAAAAAATATcagttatatattttttgttcCCTTTGTTGTGTGTAGTTCTCTTTGTTTGGAGGGAGGGAacaaagacaacaaaagagtgATATCTAGAATGAATGTTTGTTTTTGGCTCAAAAGAATCTCCCTTTCTGTATCCTTAAGTTGTTTTTTCAATTAGAGAGTTATAACACATTCTTTGTTAGTTGGAAAGAATTATGCGAACAACACCAGAAAGCCCTTGTAAGCTTAATGAATGCTTTTCATTGTTAACTAATAGATAATGACATGAAAATATGTCGTATTTTCCGTACGTGTCAAGTAAACTTTGAGAGTAATTCACAGCTCTCATTAGTCAGGAATAAAATGTTTTATCTTtgcctattctttctttctgccCCTTGGTTTTCATCGGGTTTCTGCATGTCGTGATTATGTTTCTGTTTTCACAGGTTAGTGTTGGTACACTTCTCGCATTTACAATGGTGGCTATTTCAGTACTGATTCTCCGATATGTCCCACCAGATGAGGTCCCACTTCCGTCCTCTTTTCAGGAGGCAATAGACTCAGTAAGCCTGCGACATAGCGGCTGTAATAGTGGTTCAGACATTGATGTCGAGACCACCAAAATTCCAGCTGTGACCTCTGGAGATAGCACTCCATTGTTAGTTGAGATTTCAGTTGGGCATCCTCTTGTGGAAAAAGCGGCAGCAAAGCTGAACTGTAAGTTCTGAATTCTTGGTAGTAGGTGGCGGAGTATTTTTGTGCTGAAATGAGCATGCTATGCTATGACTTGGTAAACATTCTGTATAAGCAAAAATGCTTTCATGTATATGAAATTGAGAAATTGCGACCAAGGTAAATCTAATAGCTTGTATCAGGTATGGCTAAAAAAGAATAGGAAAAGCAAGGGGTGAAAGAGCAGATATCTGATTAATCTGAAGAAGGAAAAAGCAATAAGAACTAACTTGGTTTCTTGATTGCAGTCTTGTCTCTTTCTTACCATTATTGTGTAGGAATTGTATTTCCATACCTCATGATCCAATAAAATGGcctcaaaataaataaattaataataataataataataataataataatgaaaataCTGAGACGCACTAGGTTCATGAGCCCTTCTTCTCCAGTTTCCCTTATTTACATCGCATTCATGAGTCAAGGATGTGATCGTTATATTCTTGTCATTTACAAGGAATAATCTAAATAGGTACTTCCCAGTTTAATTTGCTTCTCTTGATTTTGTTGCAGATATAGTACGTCAAAGGCGGAAAGTTGCTGGCTGGACAATTATGTCCATCTGTATTGGAGTATTCATCCTTACATCCGCCGCTTCAAT is a genomic window containing:
- the LOC107811889 gene encoding cationic amino acid transporter 2, vacuolar encodes the protein MGFVGDREKIDRGSGSWDKGGCFFGGMKSLVRRKQVDSANSKSGSAHQLAKALTVPHLIAIGVGSTIGAGVYILVGTVAREHSGPALTISFLIAGIAAALSAFCYAELASRCPSAGSAYHYSYICVGEGVAWLIGWAVVLEYTIGGSAVARGISPNLAMLFGGPDSLPTFLARHTIPGLNVTVDPCAAILVFVVTGLLCVGIKESTMVQGFVTAVNICAMFFVIVAGGYLGFKTGWPGYELPVGYFPFGADGMLAGASTVFFAYIGFDSVASTAEEVKNPQRDLPMGIGFALSICCSLYMLVSAVIVGLVPYYAMDPDTPISSAFASHGINWAAYIITIGACTSLCSTLMGSILPQPRILMAMARDGLLPSFFSDVNKRTQVPVKGTVATGLLSGTLAFFMDVEQLSGMVSVGTLLAFTMVAISVLILRYVPPDEVPLPSSFQEAIDSVSLRHSGCNSGSDIDVETTKIPAVTSGDSTPLLVEISVGHPLVEKAAAKLNYIVRQRRKVAGWTIMSICIGVFILTSAASIVSLPNPARYTLCGIGGFLLLSGLIVLTCIDQDDGRHSFGHTGGFTCPFVPLLPIACILINVYLLINLGGATWARVSIWLLLGACIYALYGRTHSSLKNAVYVPATHVDEIYQTSANSLAC